A stretch of DNA from Francisella uliginis:
CAACTGCAGCATTATGAGCATCTTTACCTTTACCTAAAAGTATTTGCTTTATTATATTTTTATTATATTCAGGTAAACCACCTTCTATATCTTTTATAGTAAATTTATCTATACCAAAATCTTGTGTTGAAACTATATATTCTTCTATTTGTTTATCTTTAATTTCTGCAACATTAGTATCACCATGTATAGCAACCTCATCTAAACCACTACCATGTACAACTAATGCTCTTTGTATCCCTAAATTGATTAAAGTTTTTGCCATTGGCAAAATTAAATCTTTAGAATAAACACCTATAACTATTTTATTTGGTTTTGCTGGATTTATTAAAGGCCCAAGAATATTAAAAATAGTTCTAGTTTTTAAAACTGATCTAGCTTGTTTTACATATTTAAACCCAGAATTATAAAAAGGCGCAAATAAAAAACCTAAATTATTTATTTGTATAGATTCTTTTGTTTTTTCTGGAGATAACTCTATATTTACTCCAAAAGACTCTAAAAGATCAAAAGACCCTGATTTACTTGATACA
This window harbors:
- the trpD gene encoding anthranilate phosphoribosyltransferase → MNDLRKIVDKLYDSKDLTYQESYQLFDFFIKGEIELALQTSILTALKLKKETPLEIAAAAKALVDNTRGFPEIKEDLVDVVGTGGDGYNTINISTTSAIVAATAGYKVAKHGSRSVSSKSGSFDLLESFGVNIELSPEKTKESIQINNLGFLFAPFYNSGFKYVKQARSVLKTRTIFNILGPLINPAKPNKIVIGVYSKDLILPMAKTLINLGIQRALVVHGSGLDEVAIHGDTNVAEIKDKQIEEYIVSTQDFGIDKFTIKDIEGGLPEYNKNIIKQILLGKGKDAHNAAVAINVAMLMKLYDKNDIKQNTQYVLELIKSGKCFKTLEDVISFGSRS